A stretch of Plectropomus leopardus isolate mb chromosome 24, YSFRI_Pleo_2.0, whole genome shotgun sequence DNA encodes these proteins:
- the nbeal1 gene encoding neurobeachin-like protein 1 isoform X5: protein MASKERLYEVWMLYCTKRDPDYLKLWLEIFISSYERCLDVDFEKPPSRPEEVPPVLTLLPDNILQVLRHQLLQCVQKASDGLEPEQQNLALLLLKFLIIICRNLSNVEEIGTCSYINHIITMTTLYIQQLKSKTKEKEMADQSQAEEFVRHALAFCESLYDPYRNWRHRTCGEQLGTVERSRQKYKAAPLTVEFVPFFYQCFQESEHLKESLKCCLLHLFGAIVAGDQRNALLAISPATMEVLMRVLADCSMGSCSSDEGEDWDSEAPDRKALLTLGCLREVVQRLLASSSDQRQVEIASVLENYFKLLNSDPAAVVASKQQQQQAKGRVPTLGRHWESRFVALQVNMLDTIRDMFLCSDRPVLQAIFLNSNCFEHLTRLLQNSKVFQGRLDSLAVATIKALTTVMHKSPAAKEVFKERIGYNHLYEVLTSLGQPSRHLLKELMNMAVEGEHSSVGLLGISNVEPLLLLVQWLPELDSSEQQLFTADWLRRLSCLNRQTRATCVNAAMVMRALAGLERHQRLHRACAESLLGLLGLLGSQSLSARELLVLLRLLRPPESTQAHPYVGPALRALLAMVRKQGLESAMQYFDLSPSMAGIVVPTVQRWPGSAFSFFAWLSLDQEQLGPLSKDKRKQLYSFFTPGGTGFEAFISSVGVLVVAVCTKKEYVTVMLPDYCFCDSLWHSIGVVHVPGKRPFGQSLVYIYVDGQQKLSAPLKYPTMTEPFISCCIGSAGHRTTTPPPSQIPDPPFSSATTPTTRSSLGAILSPQTWGGLLGGKPESVTKLISAGTQDSEWGSPTSLQGQLGSVMVFHEPLQPNHIKAICSAGPNCISPFKAQESDLGDLSSKLLLHYSPKACRNPICLDLSPNMLHGRLTGNKVVNWDIKDMINCVGGLPVLLPILEQLALITPDQQASDPAAGSDFITPDVTTPAEGDWVILPSNRASEARLEKNLVATFLLVLKHFLQRHLINQENLLHSHGVATLGALLQKLPAGHVDVSVLVAVQLLIEQVTYEKNQALLQQLHTHLLFNFNIWNKGDFPLRIGHIQYMSTVIKDNRKHFRKKYGVQFLLDTVRLYYGKNSNKESDLSEDDIRTIRASLCGLIKYYISKGMSQDEMHSLLGYIAAIGDEEQLCGLLELLISLLQTSPARDQLFLLLFEPGAADSCYALLLNNKHSDRLRELVFKLFERMLRCDRVYEKNKQRLRLREAGYAGLSLLFSELNITPTLIRCLLNQVLHTDNVVNYKDLMALVQLTHRAGPSVRLLVCKRVYQLLQSQQDAAVQISRQQCWQDTLMRLYLRGEASLPLRGADTISACSLDLSRSAGGSTNRLELPLERRTRAGSTGRLDRLEDDRLSIGDTRSVDSMDNGDVISLLDTPSSCASTEPQLHVKPWVVGKSGGLTLDLSHLQAYEGGESGSQTPGSMPSTPSPLESSKPFPGGSGDRDATSSLTEDSFLFSDNISLGESFNNAERAEEELCTMLLEIVLCVMWRGVEGSDDSAWLERGQVFSALTKLGTANELLLPVDQIKLSLMERMLEWAVSDNREPSAATLPQHTENAVRLLHMVQDFLQAEGLVNPALWTEKVLEETVTLMDSLMVWYTSGTQWFQLSQVGLRLLLGFMAQEDPDVCAMATAKLNGILQTKEVTSQDEACYLLGKVECILRRSIQEQTEETYTFLVPLLRTLLSKVHRLLYMELHLPQLPDTNGSPSFFEDFQLYCNSPEWRVYLDKYIIPYMKQYEIETFSQGHETMALYWKECYEAFMVSLHKRERERGESKIRFQEQFVEPFSRRGRQENLRYNSMLKQQHSQNSATLRQWKAARRGLVCERGPWADRQQDEMHWRLSSAENFSRMRLKLVRNYNFDPHREASALRDNLGVHQQRINPESLLLEAVKQVKVSDLEDDILELPEEDPAAANNQVEAEEAGQKEKLVLWEDCELVTVVDVVPGRLELTTQHINFYDSSQEKEEGVGHDFKWPLSQIREVHLRRYNLRRSALEIFLIDQTNYFLNFKKEVRNKVYSRMLLLRSLSLYGTRSPQELLKASGLTQKWVNREISNFDYLMQLNTIAGRTYNNLAQYPVFPWILADYTSEELDLSDPRVFRDLSKPVAVLNERNAKAVREKYESFEDPTGTIDKFHYGTHYSNAAGVMHYLIRVEPFTSLHIQLQSGRFDCADRQFHSIPATWQTLMDNPNDVKELIPEFFYFPEFLENQNGFDLGRLQISKERVNDVVLPKWAKSPEDFIYKHRKALESEYVSAHLHEWIDLIFGYKQKGPAAVEALNVFYYCTYEGAVDLDAITDEKERKALEGMISNFGQTPCQLLKEPHPVRLSQEEVEKRKAQLDSCPLSMFEHLSDLKSFFVEGISDSVPLVKAVVPKNQSHSFITQGSPDTMVTVSQNCLVGTHGWLPYNKNISNYFTFIKDPTVSNTKTQRFLSGPFAPGVEVTSGLFVVSHDGKLLFSGGHWDNSLRVTSLVKGKTVGQHIRHMDIVTCLSTDHCGIHLISGSRDTTCMVWQVLQQGGAPVGLYPKPVQVLYGHTDEVVSVSISTELDMAVSGSRDGTVIIHTVRRGQYMRCLRPPCDSSLPLSILHLAVSWEGHLLVHTCLEGKATLKDKNALHLYSVNGKHLCSEPLKEQVTDMCVSGEYVVIGSEQGYLSIRDLYSLSLCAEPMAMRVPVRCVSVTKEQSHVLVGLEDGKLIIVGVGKPAEMRSGQITRKLWGSRKGLTQISSGETVYNTQHDHS from the exons AGGAACGCTCTGCTCGCCATCTCTCCAGCCACCATGGAGGTGTTGATGCGCGTGCTCGCTGACTGCTCCATGGGCAGCTGCTCCTCAGATGAGGGCGAGGACTGGGACAGCGAGGCCCCCGACCGTAAGGCGCTGCTGACTCTGGGCTGCCTGCGGGAGGTGGTGCAACGCCTCCTGGCCTCAAGCTCCGACCAGCGGCAAGTGGAGATCGCCTCCGTGCTGGAAAACTACTTCAAGCTGCTCAACTCGGACCCGGCGGCTGTCGTTGCttccaaacagcagcagcagcaagccaAGGGCCGAGTGCCGACACTGGGCCGACATTGGGAGAGCAGATTTGTGGCGCTGCAAGTAAACATGCTAG ACACTATCAGGGACATGTTCCTGTGTTCAGACAGGCCAGTTCTACAAGCCATCTTCCTCAACAGTAACTGCTTTGAGCATCTGACACGACTGCTGCAGAACAGCAAG GTGTTTCAAGGGCGGCTAGACTCCCTCGCTGTAGCAACCATCAAAGCCCTGACAACAGTGATGCACAAATCACCAGCTGCAAAG GAGGTGTTCAAGGAGAGGATTGGTTACAATCACTTGTATGAAGTGCTCACGTCACTCGGCCAGCCATCACGGCACCTCCTCAAAGAGCTGATGAACATG gcagTGGAGGGGGAGCACTCCTCGGTGGGGCTCTTGGGCATCAGTAATGTGGAGCCCTTGTTGCTGCTGGTCCAGTGGCTCCCAGAGCTGGACTCATCGGAGCAGCAGCTTTTTACCGCCGACTGGCTCCGCCGCCTCAGCTGCCTCAACCGCCAAACCCGCGCCACCTGCGTTAATGCCGCCATGGTCATGCGAGCTCTGGCAGGCCTGGAACGCCACCAACGGCTACACCGAGCTTGCGCAGAGAGCCTGTTGGGGCTGCTGGGCTTACTGGGCTCCCAGTCCTTGAGCGCAAGGGAACTCCTGGTACTCCTGCGCCTTCTCAGGCCTCCGGAGTCCACACAAGCTCACCCATATGTGGGTCCTGCCCTGAGAGCCCTCCTGGCTATGGTACGGAAGCAGGGCCTGGAGAGCGCCATGCAGTACTTTGACTTATCACCCAGCATGGCCGGCATCGTAGTCCCAACAGTGCAGCGCTGGCCAGGATCGGCCTTTAGTTTTTTTGCCTGGTTGTCACTCGATCAGGAGCAGCTTGGCCCACTCAGCAAGGACAAGAGGAAGCAGCTgtacag CTTTTTTACCCCCGGAGGGACGGGGTTTGAGGCCTTCATCAGCTCCGTGGGTGTGCTTGTGGTGGCTGTTTGCACGAAGAAGGAGTATGTCACCGTCATGCTGCCCGACTACTGCTTCTGTGACTCTCTCTGG CACAGCATCGGTGTGGTGCACGTACCAGGAAAGAGGCCATTTGGGCAGAGTCTTGTGTACATTTATGTAGATGGACAGCAGAAACTGTCGGCCCCCCTCAAGTATCCCACCATGACAGAG CCGTTTATCTCCTGCTGCATCGGCTCAGCAGGCCACCGGACCACCACTCCCCCGCCCTCACAGATCCCAGATCCTCCCTTCTCCTCCGCCACCACGCCCACCACTCGCTCCTCACTGGGCGCAATCCTGTCGCCGCAGACCTGGGGGGGCCTGCTGGGAGGGAAGCCTGAGTCTGTGACCAAACTCATCTCTGCAGGGACCCAGGACAGCGAGTGGGGAAGTCCTACCTCCTTGCAGGGGCAGCTGGGAAGCGTCATGGTCTTTCATGAACCCCTGCAGCCCAACCACATCAAAGCCATCTGCAGTGCTG GTCCAAACTGCATCTCTCCATTCAAAGCCCAGGAATCAGACCTCGGCGACCTTTCTTCCAAATTGCTGCTGCACTATTCGCCTAAG GCGTGTAGGAACCCCATCTGTCTAGATCTGTCTCCAAACATGCTGCATGGGCGCCTGACTGGGAACAAAGTTGTCAACTGGGATATCAAG GATATGATCAACTGTGTGGGCGGCCTGCCGGTGCTCCTCCCTATACTGGAGCAGTTGGCCCTGATTACACCTGATCAGCAGGCCAGTGATCCTGCAGCTGGCTCAGACTTCATTACCCCTGATGTGACCACGCCAGCCGAGGGGGATTGGGTCATTCTTCCATCCAACAGGGCTTCAG AGGCACGTCTGGAGAAGAATCTGGTGGCCACCTTCCTGTTGGTGCTGAAGCATTTCCTGCAGAGACACCTTATCAACCAGGAGAATCTGCTCCACTCGCACGGTGTCGCCACGCTGGGAGCGCTGCTGCAGAAG cTGCCAGCAGGTCATGTGGATGTCAGCGTGCTGGTTGCTGTGCAGCTGCTGATAGAGCAGGTGACATATGAGAAGAATCAGGctcttctgcagcagcttcacacTCATCTGCTGTTCAATTTCAACATCTGGAACAAAGGAGACTTCCCTCTACGTATAG GTCACATCCAGTACATGTCCACCGTCATCAAAGACAACAGGAAgcacttcagaaaaaaatacgGCGTTCAGTTCCTTTTGGACACTGTACGCCTTTACTACGG GAAGAACAGTAATAAAGAGAGTGACCTGAGCGAGGACGACATTCGGACCATCCGTGCGTCTCTCTGCGGCCTCATCAAGTACTACATCAGCAAGGGCATGTCACAGGATGAGATGCACAGCCTTCTGGGATACATCGCTGCCATTGGAGACGAGGAGcag ttgtGTGGGCTGCTGGAGTTGTTAATCAGCCTCCTTCAGACCAGTCCGGCTAGAGACCAgctcttcctgctcctctttgAGCCAGGGGCGGCCGACTCCTGCTACGCTCTCCTCCTCAACAATAAGCACTCAGATCGACTCAGAGAACTTGTCTTCAAG CTGTTTGAGCGCATGTTGCGCTGCGACCGCGTTTACGAGAAGAATAAGCAGCGCTTGAGGCTAAGGGAGGCAGGCTACGCCGGCCTGTCGCTGCTCTTCTCTGAACTTAACATCACTCCAACACTCATCCGCTGTCTCCTCAACCAGGTCCTCCACACAG ATAATGTGGTGAACTACAAGGACCTGATGGCTCTGGTCCAGCTCACTCACCGGGCCGGGCCCAGCGTGCGCCTCCTCGTCTGTAAGAGG GTTTACCAGCTGCTACAATCCCAACAAGACGCTGCCGTCCAGATCTCCAGGCAGCAGTGTTGGCAGGACACTCTGATGCGACTATACCTGCGCGGTGAAGCGTCGTTGCCACTGCGCGGCGCTGACACCATCAGCGCCTGCAGCCTGGACCTGAGCCGGTCCGCCGGTGGCAGCACCAACCGCCTGGAGCTGCCTCTGGAGAGGAGAACGCGTGCAGGCAGCACCGGCCGCCTGGATCGGCTGGAGGATGACCGGCTCAGCATAGGTGACACTCGTTCCGTGGACAGCATGGACAACGGTGATGTCATCTCGCTGCTGGACACGCCATCTTCCTGTGCCTCCACCGAGCCGCAGCTACACGTCAAGCCGTGGGTGGTGGGCAAGTCAGGGGGCTTGACGCTAGACTTGTCCCACCTGCAGGCCTACGAGGGTGGGGAGAGCGGCAGCCAGACGCCTGGCAGCATGCCCAGCACACCGTCCCCCCTGGAGAGCTCTAAACCTTTCCCAGGAGGCTCCGGGGATCGAGATGCAACTTCCTCCCTCACTGAAGACAGCTTTCTCTTCAGTGACAACATCTCACTGGGCGAGTCCTTCAACAATGCTGAG CGGGCGGAGGAAGAGCTTTGCACCATGCTGCTGGAGATCGTGCTGTGCGTGATGTGGCGCGGTGTGGAAGGGTCAGACGACTCGGCGTGGCTGGAGCGCGGCCAGGTCTTCTCAGCTCTCACCAAACTGGGAACCGCCAAcgagctgctgcttcctgtcgACCAAATCAAACTCAG TCTGATGGAGCGTATGTTGGAGTGGGCGGTGAGTGATAACCGCGAGCCATCAGCCGCCACGTTGCCGCAGCACACGGAGAACGCGGTGCGGTTGCTTCACATGGTACAAGACTTCCTGCAGGCGGAGGGCCTCGTCAATCCGGCGCTGTGGACGGAGAAGGTGCTGGAGGAGACGGTGACGCTGATGGACAGCCTCATGGTGTGGTACACGTCTGGCACTCAGTGGTTCCAGCTCTCCCAAGTCGGACTGAGACTGCTGCTGGGCTTCATGGCTCAGGAGGACCCTGAT GTGTGCGCCATGGCCACCGCCAAACTCAACGGCATTCTGCAAACCAAGGAGGTGACCAGCCAGGACGAGGCCTGCTACCTGCTTGGTAAAGTGGAGTGCATCCTGCGGCGCTCCATCCaggagcagacagaggagaCGTACACCTTCCTGGTTCCTCTGCTGCGAACGTTGCTCTCCAAAGTCCACCGCCTCCTCTACATGGAGCTGCACCTCCCCCAGCTCCCCGACACCAACGGCAGCCCGTCCTTTTTTGAGGACTTCCAGCTGTACTGCAACTCACCCGAGTGGCGCGTCTACCTCGACAAATAT ATTATTCCGTACATGAAGCAGTATGAAATCGAAACATTCAGCCAGGGCCATGAGACCATGGCGCTGTACTGGAAGGAGTGCTACGAGGCATTCATGGTCAGCCTGcataagagagagagggagagaggggagagcaaGATCCGCTTCCAG GAGCAATTTGTGGAGCCTTTCTCACGGCGAGGCCGCCAGGAGAACCTCCGCTACAACAGCATGTTGAAGCAGCAGCACAGCCAAAACAGCGCCACACTCAGGCAGTGGAAGGCAGCACGCAGGGGTCTGGTGTGTGAGAGAGGACCCTGGGCTGATAG ACAGCAGGATGAGATGCACTGGAGGCTGTCCAGTGCTGAGAACTTCTCCCGCATGAGGCTGAAGCTGGTTCGTAATTACAACTTTGACCCGCACCGAGAGGCCAGCGCTCTAAGAGACAACCTGG GTGTCCATCAGCAGCGTATAAACCCCGAGTCTCTGCTGCTAGAAGCTGTGAAGCAGGTCAAAGTCAGCGACCTTGAAGACGACATCCTGGAGCTGCCGGAGGAAGACCCCGCTGCTGCCAACAACCA AGTTGAAGCAGAGGAGGCCGGCCAGAAGGAGAAGCTGGTGCTGTGGGAGGACTGTGAGCTGGTGACGGTGGTGGACGTGGTGCCTGGCCGCCTGGAACTCACCACGCAACACATTAACTTCTACGACAGCAGCCAGGAGAAAGAAGAAG GAGTGGGTCACGACTTCAAATGGCCGCTGTCTCAGATCCGAGAGGTCCACCTGCGGCGTTATAACTTGCGGCGTTCAGCTCTGGAGATCTTCCTCATCGACCAGACCAATTACTTCCTCAACTTCAAGAAAGAG gTGAGGAATAAGGTCTACAGCCGCATGTTGCTGCTGCGTTCTCTGAGCCTTTACGGAACCCGCTCGCCGCAGGAGCTCCTCAAAGCCTCGGGACTGACACAG AAATGGGTGAACCGGGAGATTTCCAACTTTGACTATTTGATGCAACTCAACACGATTGCAGGCAGAACGTACAACAACCTGGCTCAGTACCCCGTG tttccCTGGATTCTAGCCGACTACACCTCAGAAGAGCTGGACCTGTCTGATCCTCGGGTGTTCAGGGACCTGTCAAAGCCAGTAGCAGTACTAAACGAACGCAATGCCAAGGCTGTTAGAGAGAA GTACGAAAGTTTCGAGGACCCGACAGGCACCATCGACAAGTTCCATTATGGCACCCACTACTCAAATGCTGCCGGTGTGATGCACTACTTGATCAGAGTGGAGCCCTTCACCTCCCTGCACATCCAGCTGCAGAGTGGACG GTTCGACTGTGCTGACCGCCAGTTCCACTCTATCCCCGCGACGTGGCAGACCCTCATGGACAACCCCAACGACGTCAAAGAGCTCATCCCAGAGTTCTTCTATTTCCCAGAATTCCTTGAGAACCAAAATG GTTTTGATCTGGGTCGCCTGCAGATCTCTAAGGAAAGAGTTAATGATGTTGTTCTGCCCAAATGGGCCAAGTCCCCTGAGGACTTCATCTACAAGCACCGTAAAGCCCTG GAGTCGGAGTACGTATCCGCCCACCTTCATGAGTGGATCGATCTGATCTTTGGTTACAAGCAGAAGGGCCCTGCAGCCGTGGAGGCCCTCAATGTCTTCTACTACTGCACATATGAGG GTGCGGTTGACCTGGATGCCATCACTGATGAAAAGGAGCGCAAGGCCCTGGAAGGCATGATCAGCAACTTTGGACAGACACCCTGCCAGTTACTCAAG GAGCCCCATCCGGTGCGTCTGTCTCAGGAGGAAGTGGAGAAGAGGAAGGCTCAGCTGGACTCGTGTCCTCTCAGCATGTTTGAACACCTCAGCGACCTCAAGTCCTTCTTTGTTGAG GGCATCAGTGACAGCGTGCCGCTGGTAAAGGCCGTGGTGCCAAAAAATCAGTCCCATTCCTTCATCACCCAGGGGAGCCCTGACACTATG GTGACAGTTAGTCAGAACTGCCTGGTCGGGACCCATGGGTGGCTGCCTTACAACAAGAACATCTCCAACTACTTCACCTTTATCAAGGACCCCACAGTGTCAAACACCAA GACCCAGCGTTTCCTCTCTGGACCCTTTGCCCCCGGCGTGGAGGTAACATCAGGGCTGTTTGTGGTCTCCCACGATGGCAAGTTGCTCTTCAGCGGTGGCCACTGGGACAACAGCCTCCGGGTCACCTCCCTGGTTAAGGGCAAGACTGTTGGACAGCACATCAGACACATGG ATATTGTGACCTGTTTGTCAACAGACCACTGCGGCATTCACCTGATCTCCGGCTCCAGAGACACAACCTGCATGGTGTGGCAGGTTCTGCAGCAG GGTGGAGCTCCTGTGGGTCTCTATCCCAAACCAGTTCAGGTGTTGTACGGGCACACAGATGAGGTGGTCAGTGTCAGTATCAGCACAGAGCTAGACATGGCTGTGTCGGGGTCACGG GATGGGACAGTGATCATCCACACAGTGCGTCGTGGTCAGTACATGCGTTGCCTGCGACCGCCGTGCGACAGCTCCCTGCCGCTCTCTATCCTCCACCTGGCCGTGTCCTGGGAGGGTCACCTGCTGGTCCACACCTGCCTCGAGGGCAAAGCGACGCTCAAG GATAAAAACGCCCTCCACCTTTACTCTGTGAATGGGAAGCACCTCTGCAGCGAGCCTCTGAAGGAGCAGGTGACTGATATGTGTGTTTCAGGGGAGTACGTAGTCATCGGCAGCGAGCAGGGATACCTGTCCATCCGTGACCTCTACAG tctgtctctgtgtgcgGAGCCCATGGCCATGAGGGTGCCGGTGCGTTGCGTCTCGGTCACCAAGGAGCAGAGCCACGTCCTGGTGGGCCTGGAGGACGGCAAGCTGATCATCGTGGGCGTGGGCAAGCCGGCGGAG ATGCGTTCGGGCCAGATCACGCGGAAGCTGTGGGGCTCCAGAAAAGGACTGACCCAGATCTCCTCGGGGGAGACGGTGTACAACACCCAGCACGACCACAGCTGA